The Kluyveromyces lactis strain NRRL Y-1140 chromosome D complete sequence genome has a window encoding:
- a CDS encoding uncharacterized protein (some similarities with uniprot|Q8TGM6 Saccharomyces cerevisiae YLR154W-C TAR1, Mitochondrial protein of unknown function, encoded within the 25S rRNA gene on the opposite strand) → MSDQMPFPFNNFTYFFTLFSKFFSSFHHCTCSLSVSRQYLALDGIYHPLRAAFPNNSTRRKHFTNNWDPRHTGFSPSMTSCSKEHRQGPATKLPSSNYNSDVEDARFQI, encoded by the coding sequence ATGTCTGATCAAATGCCCTTCcctttcaacaatttcacGTACTTTTTCactctcttttcaaagttcttttcatctttccaTCACTGTACTTGTTCGCTATCGGTCTCTCGCCAATATTTAGCTTTAGATGGAATTTACCACCCACTTAGAGCTGCATTCCCAAACAACTCGACTCGTCGAAAGCACTTTACAAATAACTGGGATCCTCGCCACACGGGATTCTCACCCTCTATGACGTCCTGTTCCAAGGAACATAGACAAGGACCAGCTACAAAGTtgccttcttcaaattacAACTCGGACGTCGAAGACGccagatttcaaatttga
- a CDS encoding uncharacterized protein (no similarity) has product MGVCSIERCCKTPEQSRHGHLAIPLASSGGFGGLLANGNPNQRNHIWGNALQNSRATLVVCDSVSVTSSLADDIERSVSAKHRSSVQWKSVRGNSKSAMAWRGCDDLIV; this is encoded by the coding sequence ATGGGTGTGTGCAGCATCGAAAGATGCTGCAAGACGCCTGAACAGTCTCGTCATGGACATCTAGCGATTCCATTGGCGAGCAGTGGAGGATTTGGTGGATTACTAGCCAATGGCAATCcaaaccaaagaaaccatATTTGGGGGAATGCCTTACAGAATAGCCGGGCGACTTTGGTTGTCTGTGATTCTGTGAGTGTAACCTCCTCTTTGGCCGATGATATTGAACGTTCTGTTTCTGCGAAACATCGGAGCAGTGTTCAGTGGAAGTCGGTTAGAGGAAACTCAAAGAGTGCTATGGCATGGAGGGGTTGTGATGATTTGATAGTGTAA